One region of Moraxella ovis genomic DNA includes:
- a CDS encoding ParA family protein: protein MKTLVVANQKGGVGKTTIAVHIALLAVQMGKKTLYIDLDVQANSSEF, encoded by the coding sequence ATGAAAACATTAGTAGTAGCCAATCAAAAAGGCGGTGTTGGCAAAACCACAATAGCGGTACATATTGCGTTATTAGCTGTACAAATGGGCAAAAAAACACTATATATTGATTTGGATGTACAAGCCAATTCATCTGAATTTTT